The sequence AGGCTGTTCAGTCAGGGGCCCTACTCaatggtctcacacacacacacacacacacacacaccgacacacacacacacacacacacacacacacacacacacaaagatatgcTTCATGCCAAAATATTCATTGTAAAACAGTGTGTCGATGGAGGGGGTATGGGTTGGGgcaggggtgggaggtgggaggggcttgGAGGAGGTTGTTGTGAGTGGAAGCCAGAGTTGATTCCCATGTCTGCTGTTGGGTTGTCAACAAAGCTGTCTTTGTCCTGGCGGCATTAGGCCAATATCAGCCTACTGGTTTCACTATAGGccactggagagggagggagagagggagagagggagagagggagagagggagagagggagagaaggagatagaggaaagaagggggagagggagatacaggagagggggagagggagatagaggaaaaaggggagagaggggtgtttgTCTGTTGTTGAGTGTAGGGTTGGAAACATGTAGGATGGGGGTCTTCAAccttgttcctggagagctgccTGCCTGTAGGTTTGTGCTCCAACCACACTTATTTGACCTGATTCTACACTAGTGACCTGATCAACCAGCtcattattagaatcaggtgtgctagattagTGTTGGAGTGAAAACCTACAGGCAGGTGGATGTCCAGGAGCAGGGACAACCCATGCGACCTGGGGGCCAAGAGTCGGACTTGGGAGGGGccaactccctccccccctccctcagcctaACTTaactgatggggggggggggggggggagcggaagGTTAGTTGATCCAAGAATGTGAACGTGGTAACACTGGTTGTCACGGTAACATGGAAaatgcctccctcctctccctccctcagcgtGCCACAACACCACAGCATTCCGGGTTCGGCATTCCgaatctcctcccttcctttccccctcccctcctattgAGGTTGCCCGGCAACAGACTCTGGCAAGATGGCCTCCCTGGGCCTGGCCAATCAGTAGATTCGGTGACCTGGAGAGGAAGAAGTGTTAGTTTGGACGTGAGCTCAGCGAGGGCTGTAGTGAGGTCGCTGTTGCTGGAACACCGACTCATCCAGAGTTTCTTTCCTCTCGCTCTTTCCTTACGTCTGTCTCATATTTTCTCATTCCCTCACTCGCTCTGTTCTCAATCTGTTCATCAGCATCCCATCCAGTGCCCCCTCTCTCCGCTGTCCTAcgccttgaacacacacacacacgtacacacacagctcttttGAACTGTGTGTGGCGTCTTTGAATATTGGAACTCTTAGATATTCATGAGGTCATTCAGTGTTATCTGGAGGGATCTTTGAGGCagactcccagagagagagagagagagagagaaagagaaagagagagagatggaaggggggagggaggagagatgggaccCACCCAGTCCACAGTTGGAGCAGTTCCCCATGCTGGGCTGGGGGCCAGCCAGTCCAGTGTGACGGGCCTGAATGATGCGTttgtctcctttcctctgaaGTGTTCCGGGAGCGAGACGCCCGCACGGATCTGCCCTTTGATTGGTCAGACGGAGGGCAAGGGAGCATATGTGGTGTAACTGTCTGGAAggcagagtgacagacagacaggcagacagacagacaggcaggcaggcagacaagcacaGAGAACTTCTCATTCAATAGACAGTCAGTAgtccaatccctccctccctcccaactccTCCACATGTAGTGTTCTAAAGACTTGTGACCATTTCAACAGAGGCCTGTGTGCTGGGTGGAGTGAGGTGGGTGGACAACTCACCCTCACAACTCACAGTCATTCTCTACTGTGCTGGTAAGAGGTTACTTACTCTCACGGCTCACTtccttgttgtgtttgtgtgagtgtgctttgtgtgtgtgtgtatgagtatgccTTTTAACTAGTCAAGCCAATCAGCTGCAGGGCTATAGTTAGATATCTCTAACAGCTGCCATGGTagtgccctccccctctctctctctacacacacacacacctacccacaccccccccccacacacacccacgcacacaccagtTGTCCTAACTAGTAACCAGAGGAGCCTCCAGTGGGCCTGAGGAACAGCTGAAGAACGCCCCCGGGGGAACGCAGCATCCAGCCAGCTCCCCAGCACGCTGGACCCTGCTTCCATGGCGagcaccccctcctccagaccacCTTGCTGCGCAAGACGCTGGTCCCGTGGCGAGGCCTTGCAATGAGGCCTCGtcgggacagggtctccagtgCTTGTGTGCGGTGCTCGTTTGGTTTCATCGACCAGATCTTGAGGAGCCGTGAGAGCATCCGATGAACAACAAGCAGGTCCCGGCCCTGGAGACGGGGGGTCCAGTCAGCCCCGGTGGAGCAGGTGGTTGGGTGATCAGCAGCCCTGACTGGGAGGTGACACCTGGGCTTTAGCTCAGCCGGTTGGCGCATGGCAACCCACACGTCTGACCTACGGGCTCAGCTTCTCTTGTGGCACGTCCTCGGTGCCAGCCTTGCCCGCCCCAGCATGTCTGGGTGCCTGTGGTCGCATCCTGCCagagctcctccccctggctggCACTGACCAATAGCGAGGCCTATAATTAGCTGCCCGCACTTTCCACTTCCTCTCTGGTCTCTAATTGCTGCCTACATTTCCCAGGGAGCCCCCCTGTCGTGAGGTGCAGCGCTCCACCACGGGCCTCAAGGAGCAGCTGGGCCCAGACAGCTTAGAGGAACGGAGGACGTCCTGCTCTAGAATGGTGGGCTGTGTCCTACTTCCAGTCAttcacacagccattgtgttatAGTGAAGGGGAATTCCCCAGTAACCGGAGCGGGCTCTGGTTGGCTGTGAATGGGTAACCCTATCTCCGGGACCGCCCCTCTGGTCAGTGTGTTACTGCACTAACCACAGGGTCAGATCTCCCAACAGCACAGCAATGCTCTGATTGTCCTGTGGTCTGAGATTGTGGggttgagactgtgtgtgtgtgtgtgtgagagggacagagagagggacagagagagagacagagagagagacagagagagagacagagagagagacagagagagagacagagagagacagagagagagacagagagagagacagagagagagagagagagagagacagagagacagagagagagagacagagagagagagacagagatacagagagacagagagacagaagacagagagagacagagagagacagagagagacagagagagagagagacagagatacagagagacagagagacagagagagacagagagagacagagagagacagagagagagagacagagatacagagagacagagagacagaagagagacagagagagagacagagacaagcagCTGCCTGGTGGGGATGTGTATTTATAGAGTTCCTCTCCACCTTGGCACAGTGGGACAGGACAACCCAGTACCTAAACACGACCCCCCCATACACagtttccccctccccttccctcctccgtaCTGTAAATTATAATTTATCTAAGCAACAACGTCAGTGCTGTAGTTACAGACCATGGCACCATTGGGTAATGGAGGATATATGAGTTATGTAATTACTCTTTATCTNNNNNNNNNNNNNNNNNNNNNNNNNNNNNNNNNNNNNNNNNNNNNNNNNNNNNNNNNNNNNNNNNNNNNNNNNNNNNNNNNNNNNNNNNNNNNNNNNNNNNNNNNNNNNNNNNNNNNNNNNNNNNNNNNNNNNNNNNNNNNNNNNNNNNNNNNNNNNNNNNNNNNNNNNNNNNNNNNNNNNNNNNNNNNNNNNNNNNNNNAGTACAGGATTTGGACTCTCCTTCTCCAGGTTTGTGCCAAGCTTGGACTTGTACTGGAAGTCAGAGTTAATGTCTTTGgatgtctctcttctcctctctctctctctctctcctctctctctctcctctctctctctctctctctctctctctctctctctcctctctctctcatcctctctcctctctcctcctcacctctctctctctctctctctctctctctctctctctctctctctcctctcctcccttcctccctctctctctctctctctctctctctctttccctcctctctctccttcctctctctctctctctccctccccccttccctccatctctctccctccatctctctctctctctttctctgtttgttcCTGAGAGCGGAAGGGGGCACACTGTCTGTTCTGTCCTGAGACAGACTGAACAAACTGTCTCAAACTCTCCTTCAtattctctctttcgctctcatccatttctctctgtgtctctctctatgtctctctctctctctgtctctgtctcatctctctcccctctctctctttctctgtgtttttctgaCTGCTCTGACTAAACTCATCCCAGTGTCAGTCCGTCAGTCTTTGTGTCCTAGCTGTCCTCTGTCCTGTTATCTGCCAGATAACTGCTCTGCTAATCATCAACCAGTGCTAGCTATTAGCAACACAATGCCCAGCCATCTCGTGGTCCTATAATGATTATTCCATCATGAGTACAATGGTTACTGATCATTAACTGAAGCTTGGCCTGAACATGCTGTTGTCCCATCCTTGGCGTGCAAAGCTCCCTGTCTTCGTTAACAAACTCTGTCTTTCCAGCTGGTGTACACCAGTCCACAGGAACGTAGGGTTTGCCAggtttgcgtatgtgtgtgtttatgacaaGTCTCCAGACAGCCCTGTAGGTGATAGCGCTGCTGAGGGTTTCGGTTTCAGCAGAGCGTCTCCCGCGAGCACGAGGCCTTCAGGTGGTGTAGATGGAGCCGTGCGTCTGGGTGGGGACCGAGCAGGTCTGGACCGAGGCTGTGCATCCAGACTGTCGAGTCAGGCTCCAGCCTGTTTCTGTTCCACCGGTTCTGGatctgtgtgttccctccctgctctgtgtTACATCTGAGACTGTGTTTATTACAGGCTGGagacccaggctgtgtgtggatgtcagccgtgtgtgtgtgtgtgtgtgtgtggtctctgctCTTATCACCTATTAATCGGTGTTCATCAGAGGCTTGTGACATCACATAGCTAATGCTAACAGTGCCgacgtctctctctccgctccacaGTTATGTCGCAGCATCACCACCAGCAGCATCTCCAGCAGCCCCaagcccaggccccaggcccaagCTCAAGCCCAAGCACAGGCCCAAGCCCAGGCACAAGCTCAAgcacaggcccaggcccaggcccaagcCCAAGCCCAGGCCCAAGCCCAGGCCCAAGCCCAGGCCCAAGCCCAAGCACAGGCCCAAGCACAGGCCCAAGCCCTGGCCTCACCTGGCTCTCTGCCCCAGCAGCAGATGAGCTTGCCCAGCCCGCTGGGAGCGAGcgctcagcagcagcagcagcatcagaAGATGCGCCTGCAGAGGatccagatggagagagagaggatccagAGACGTCAGGAGGAACTGATGAGACAGGTGAGGCcaccgggacacacacacagctcccttacacacacacacacacacagctgctccctcacacacacacacacagctccctctcacacacacacacatacacagctccctcacacacacacacacacacacacacacacacacacacacacacacacacacacacacacacacacacacacacacacacacacacacacacaccaacacactgacatacacaaacacatccacaatAACCTCCTGTAAAGAGTTGTGTAAAGTAGCCAGGTATCGTAGGGTCTGTAAATAATGTATCTTCTCTGATTTGCCTTTTAGTTGCCCTCTGCTATCCCAGGATGCACTACTTTGCGCTGTGATTTAtttagcctttttttttttttctttaagtcTATATTagtgccccctggtggaggcaGTAGGAAATAATACTGTCCAACGCTGGTTTTTGACCAGCACTGACAGGAAGAAGAGTGTTTACAGTGAGACAACCAGCCTCATGACCATAATCCCTGCCaaggctgcaggcaggcaggcaggcaggcagacagacagacagacaggcagacaggcagacagacagacagacagacaggcaggcaggcaggcaggcagggtggcTGGGCTTGTCTTTGCGGGGTCTGGTTGTACTTCTAAGACTGGAAATCCCCTAACTGTTCACATGACTCCCAGGGCTTTCACAGTGAAAGGGAATCCTCCAGTATGTGGTTTGTGTCtcaggtgacaggtgtgtgagtgtgtaaaggCGTCAGGGTAAGGTTACCTGTAAAGCAGAAAACATGCCTTTTAAGTGATCCCTTGTCCATATGAcctgtcattcattcattcattcattcattcattcattcatgggCACAGGTATAGTAATCTcaaatctctcctcctctcctctccccctcccccctgtgtaCTGTTGCTTCCCTCCAGGAGGTGGCGCTATGTAGACAGCTGCCCATGGACTCAGACAGCATGGCATCAGTGCCCACTGCCGGCAACCCAGCCTCCATGAACCAAGGCAACATGAGCCAGGGCAATATGCCCACCAACGGGGCAGACCCCTTCCTCAACAGGTACCTAATGACGTTTCTGTGCTTCCTATTtccctttccgtctctctctctctctctctctctctctctctctctctctctctctctcctctctctctctctctctctctctctctctctctctctctctctactctctctctctctctctctctctctctctcgttcgggCTTCCCCTCACTTCAGTGattctaacctgtgtgtgtgtgtgtgtatcccctcCCCAGTGGCCACTTCCAGCACTCTCGGGAGCAGAGCACCGACAGCGGCTGGCTTGGGTGCTACAGCATCCCCACCACCCCGAAGACTTCCTCAACAACATGGAGGAGATggacacaggtaacacacacacacacacactgcttctcCCTCTTGTTCTCCTTGTTCACACGATGACAGACTGCCCTTCACACTCCAGCACCAGTCACACCCCTCTCCcatgtctgtctccccccccccccccccaggtgacagCATGGCGCAGGGCAAGCCTCAACGTAACCCAGCACAGTCGCTTCCCGGACTTCCTGGACTCTCTGCCGGGCACCAACGTTGACCTGGGCACCCTGGACGGGGACCTCATACCCATTCTCAACGACGTGGAGTCTGTCCTCAATAAGAATGAGCCTTCCTCACCTGGCTGTAGACACACGcgacacccacatacacacacacacacatacacacacagtacattgcgcacacacgcactcccaaACACCCAGCGAGATTAAGACTCACTCCATAAATCTAAAGACCCTTAACATTTGTGCTTCCTTTGGATTCAAAATCGGCATATCTCTGAGATGTTGTTTGTTCTTCTGTCTGTATCCGCCTTGTCTAccattactcacacacacgcgcgcgcacacacacacacacacacacacacacacccccgtcaGAGTCCAGAACAAAAAGATGCAGAGTATTAACCAAAGCCTTGAGAGAACAAAACagcaacacagcacacaggagaGCACATGAGCAAAGAACAAAGTTAGTCTTCACAGAGGTCAAAACGGCCTTCCAGCACACATCCTGGATTTGTATAATCATAGCTGAAATCTGGACAGCATTCCGGTCTCTCTGGGAGTGACGCTTTAAGTGGAACAATTATATCTAGTACCTACCAATGCAAGAATGATCATCCAGTGAAGTCATTGTAGTTTATTTGTTGCTGTGACCATCAATAGAGTGCAGGGAGGGCTTTTCTAACCAGTAGGTAGGAGCTAGAGCTTCAGTTTCTGATATTGTTACGAAATGGTTCCCGAGGTTTGGAGGTTGGTCCAGGATATAAAATGGACCCCTGTGTTGGTTATTACGGTCCGAAATATGACAGGGTGTTAAACAACAGACTTTAACATCCAGAAAAGAGTGCCACAGTTGGAACCCTGTCAAAGAACCTTGGGTTCTTCTCTCCGGAGAACCGGGTTCCTGTGTTAGTGGTTCCAGTGCCGAATCCAGATCGTTAACACCAGAACTGTTTTCATAGCAGCCAAGCCAAGCTCTGTTCTTCTTTCTAAGGTTATACCAAATAAATGTTTCCTACTGTTCGCTCTATCACTACAGAAAGCTTTAAAACGTTCAAAAAAATTGTACTCCGTTTTTGATTacttttattatttttcttgatttctttttgttgtAGAgaacaatgttttattttgttgtcattttgaTTATTGTACTCCGGCTAACAACAGTGTAGCTATAGAACACTAAAGCTTGTGCCACAGTGACTACAGCAATGTGCATACTTAGGATTGTGTTTTATACCAAGTACTTTTTATATACTACAGTATTCTCTTTTTTATATACTGTAAAATAGCCTATAGATGGGTTCTGAAAGCATCTGTTGCCATTGTAGGACTTATATATAGAGTTTGCATTTTTAGTATTTATCAAGAGCTATGATTCTTTATTTTTGTgagattttagttttttttttttttttatgaaattgagatttcaaagcatcacaagtcagtgagaaagagaggcagacatcTGATCTGTGAGTGTTGAAGTCACGACACGCTTCGAGGCTTCTGTGGAAGGAACTTGATAATCCTCGACGAGGAAACTATGTGCCTGTGGTTTATTTACTCTGAAATGCATCCTTCCATCATCCTCTCCTTGAGCTAATCTGGTCTACATGACGGCAGGAGAGCATGTGCTCATCCACATAGCTCAGACTGATGCTGTTCCTGTGTGACCCGACGTTTTTCAAAGATGGTTGATGACCTTTTAGAGACGGTTCAAATGGAGGTATGGTGTCTTGTCCAGAtaaggtgtgtttgtttcataaccCAGGGGGGGATGGACACAAACCCTCTCCCCCTGTTGCGCTGCAGGGGAACATGCAACTTGTGTTCTGCGCTGTCTTGAGTGTAAACGATTTTCACGGTATTATCAGATGTAATTGTCAGGAGCTTGTCAAGTGATCACGCTCTGATTTTGGCCCAGCCCGTACAATGAGGTTGGACAATCTATTATTGTTTTTGGTTTTTTTCTACATCTGTTTGTCTCAGTTTTTGTATTGCATGTTGAATGAGCCTATATGCAGGACTATAGCCCAGCCACGTACGGCCACTACTATGTCAGATTACTGTGTAGCACGTTAGGACTGAGACGGCGAGAAGTGATGGTcattggggagaggaggaggaggggctgaatCTTAGAGGGGactgggtgggggagaggggtgtggggactCGGGGTCAGAGGGGGTTTTGATGCAGTGATGCACCCcgatgaggtgattttcagcaCGGGCCAACACCGCGCTCATGATGTCCTAACGTCACGATTCGATTGGAGGATGGAAGGGGAAGGGAGCGAGGGGGAAGAGAGCTACCGACCTACGCCcgacacttcctgtttggtgtggGAAGACTGCCCTGCGACCCACATATTCACTTGCCCTCCGGCTTTAGCTGAAGAGTAACGACTCAAGTGATTGGCCCGTTGGCATTGACAGGGCATTGAGGATTGGAGGAGATCTTGGCAGGGCGGTAGGCTAGgtcgggtggtggtggtggtggacctTAGTGTTTAGAGGGCTCAAATTCAAAGTTTACGAAGGCCAACGTTTCTAGCTTGTGATTGACATGTGCGGCTGTAAATGTACCCCCGTAGGTAACGAAATAACCAGGGGCGCGGTGGCGCCCTGCAGTGTTTTAGGGAGATTGAGGATACTCTGGTGAGAGTACCTCAAGCTTGACTAGgagcattctagaatggaatGGACAGAACTGAGGTTGTGGCTAGCGATATTTAGCGCTGAGAAGCGCGGCAACGTGCTTAGGACTCAGGGTTTGTGTTGAGGTCAAGGTGGTGTGATGTTGAGGTTGTGTCGCTGGCGTCGGTTAGCTGGGTCTTGGGGACATTGAAGGCTTGCAGAAGAGTGGTGATgtcacacactaacatacagcCATACTATCCCCTGGAAAGGCAGTGTGCAGTTCATTTGTTTGGATATGATTATGTAATCTCGGTAAGAAGTCTCTGATAATGGACAATAAAACTGTGTAACATGTTTAAAgataaaatttaaaaaaaactttaataaATTGGTTTGAGTACCATGGAACCTCTGTCTTGTGTGCTTTTCCCCCAAACGAATTAAAAACTTCTCGTCATTTATAAACCGAGAATACTagtgtgtgttccagactgATGTTTCAATAGgggatgttttttttaattcataAAGATAATTCTGTTTGTGCTGTCAGTGAAAACTgatatgtgtgcacgtgttaTATGTGCAACAAAGACCCCCATAAACCCAGATCACAGACGCTCCTTGGTACCCAGCAGCCAGGCCTCCGCTAATATTGACTCAGTGAGGGGGAAGCTGGGCATGTTCCCTTATTACAAGAAACAACCTGGTATAAAGTCATAAAATATCATATGGGATAATAGCCTTGTCAAATGGAGCCGGCACAGATGTGTCTGTTGATGTGTGAACACACTTCCCTCTGAAGTCCCTCTGAGGTAAACTCCGTGTTCCTGACCTCAGAGAGCCAGTGGAGTCAGAACAGAGATAAGAGATCCCATAAATGGATTTAACTGACGTTTAAACAATTTATTTGGGATATTTCTTTTATTGTATATACAATAATTATGACATTGTTATTACTATAAAATTCATTGAAATAGGGATAGAATTACATTCATAGCTTCAATTCGCAGAACagtaaaaaaattatattcagAATAAATAGTCCAAAAAGTATCTCTGAGAGTGGATCTGGAATGTTCCCTGCCATCATAAGCGCGTCCGCATCAAGCAGGTAGCCCCTGTAGAGTTTCAACTGATAGAAAAGAGCGACCGCTTCGCACAAAGGTCAGAACCATGTTCTTCAGGAAGTCTCAGGTCGTCCTACGATCCATCGCTCTGCAACACAAGAACGAGACGTCGACAACGTTTACCAAAATACCATGACAACAATggatgacaccccccccccccggcggtATTTATCAGTCCGTATGAGATCAGGACATTCTGTTTGAAGTGAGCATGACTGAGCCAGCCCCAGGGGAGCCAGGATACAGGCCAATAAAGTATCAGTGTGACTGTCAGGGCTAATTCCTGTCCAGATCACAGAGGTCATGGCTAGATAACATGACCCAGAGGTGCCattcagacaaacagagaggtgATCGAGCAAGGTTATGTGGGAGGCAGCCTTCGTCTCTGTCAATAGGCCTGAGGTCTGTGCCCTCAGATACCACACTCAGCGCGATACAAATCTACAATCTCAAATTTGGTATATAAACCCCACAGGCTTCTCCTATAATTCTTAACTTTTGACTTATTTTTGACCCCTCGCAGTGTCTCTAGTGCAGggcccaaccctgttcctggagagataccgtACAATACGTTTCCATTCCTAATCCAGCACGACTGATTCTAATAACTAACTAGGTGACAGGCCTAGGTGACAAAACCTACAGAAGGGGCAACTCTTCAGGGGCATGGTTGGGCCAGAgacattgagtcatttagcagacgctcttatccagagcgacttacagtaagtacagggacattccccccgaggcaagtagggtgaagtgccttgcccaaggacacaacgtaattttatcacagccgggaatcaaaccggcaaccttctgataaccagcccgattccctacccgctcagccacctgactccagagaCCCTGCTCTAGCATCCCTACGGTTCTGCTCTGGGTTTTAGAAGCCCCACCGCCGGGCGCTGTCCCCTCAGGTTCTTACCCCACAGCAGCCGCAGCAGTCTCCGAAGATGGTGCCGATGAGACCGTTGATGGCCTGGAAGCCGCAGAGCGCCACCTGCACCAGGGCCGTGATCACCAGGATGGCGAAGAGGGTCAGGTGCCACGTCACGATGCCTTCCGGTGCCTCACAGAAATCGTGCAGGGTGGAGTTGGACAGGTAGTTactggatgtgggggggggggggagagagtgggttaCAGGTCTAGGTTAGATATATAGTCATAGAAGTGTCCAGTTATGGTTTAAAATGGGTTTGAGATATTATCAATACACCTAGCTCATTATAGAGCTAAGTTAGAGATGTAGACGTGAAGCTAGCCAGTTTTAGATCTAGGTTGGTGATTCTGACATAAAACTAGCCAGTTATATATTTAGGTCAAATATATAGACATAGAGCTAGTCATTTATTGATCTATCCGCAGGAGAATAAGGGATTGTAGGGACCATGATACCATACATTCCTGTAGCAGCACTCACCCATTGTCGAAGGGGTAGCCCCATGTCAGATTCGTGGGAGATGTTCTAAATTGACAAATGGGTCCCTTGTTGATGGCCACGGATGATATGATGAGGGGAGTATCCGGCCCCAGCGACTCCCACAGCAGCGAAGATGATGGAGGTGAAACTCTGAGGGAGGAAAGGTAAAAGGTCAAGGGGTGTCATGTGATCCGACAACCACC is a genomic window of Osmerus mordax isolate fOsmMor3 chromosome 26, fOsmMor3.pri, whole genome shotgun sequence containing:
- the wwtr1 gene encoding WW domain-containing transcription regulator protein 1 isoform X2 (The sequence of the model RefSeq protein was modified relative to this genomic sequence to represent the inferred CDS: added 228 bases not found in genome assembly) is translated as MTAAMNQMSLQHAPPPSAPPGQQRNMALSQPNLVMSQHHHQQHLQQPQAQAQAQAQAQAQAQAQAQAQAQAQAQAQAQAQAQAQAQAQAQAQAQAQALASPGSLPQQQMSLPSPLGASAQQQQQHQKMRLQRIQMERERIQRRQEELMRQVALCRQLPMDSDSMASVPTAGNPASMNQGNMSQGNMPTNGADPFLNSGHFQHSREQSTDSGWLGCYSIPTTPKTSSTTWRRWTQVTAWRRASLNVTQHSRFPDFLDSLPGTNVDLGTLDGDLIPILNDVESVLNKNEPSSPGCRHTRHPHTHTHTYTHSTLRTHALPNTQRD
- the tm4sf4 gene encoding LOW QUALITY PROTEIN: transmembrane 4 L6 family member 4 (The sequence of the model RefSeq protein was modified relative to this genomic sequence to represent the inferred CDS: deleted 1 base in 1 codon); this translates as MCTGGFAKCLGITLIPLAILSVLCNILLFFPGGKVADNSDHITDEVFYFGGLLGSGVLMIFPALVFLGLKNNDCCGCCGNESCGQRCASFTSIIFAAVGVAGAGYSLIISSVAINKGPICQFRTSPTNLTWGYPFDNGNYLSNSTLHDFCEAPEGIVTWHLTLFAILVITALVQVALCGFQAINGLIGTIFGDCCGCCGSDGS
- the wwtr1 gene encoding WW domain-containing transcription regulator protein 1 isoform X1 (The sequence of the model RefSeq protein was modified relative to this genomic sequence to represent the inferred CDS: added 228 bases not found in genome assembly), which codes for MTAAMNQMSLQHAPPPSAPPGQQRNMALSQPNLVMSQHHHQQHLQQPQAQAQAQAQAQAQAQAQAQAQAQAQAQAQAQAQAQAQAQAQAQAQAQAQALASPGSLPQQQMSLPSPLGASAQQQQQHQKMRLQRIQMERERIQRRQEELMRQEVALCRQLPMDSDSMASVPTAGNPASMNQGNMSQGNMPTNGADPFLNSGHFQHSREQSTDSGWLGCYSIPTTPKTSSTTWRRWTQVTAWRRASLNVTQHSRFPDFLDSLPGTNVDLGTLDGDLIPILNDVESVLNKNEPSSPGCRHTRHPHTHTHTYTHSTLRTHALPNTQRD